In one Massilia endophytica genomic region, the following are encoded:
- a CDS encoding DUF3460 family protein: MKLKRYVSEFEEFLDRYKQDHPGTEEDQWRGWKIWWDHRLDLDAVDRARKDSVPTEPYYYG, translated from the coding sequence ATGAAACTGAAGCGCTATGTCTCGGAATTCGAGGAATTTTTGGACCGCTACAAGCAGGATCACCCCGGCACGGAGGAAGACCAGTGGCGCGGCTGGAAGATCTGGTGGGACCACCGGCTCGACCTGGACGCGGTCGACCGCGCCCGCAAGGACAGCGTGCCCACCGAACCGTATTACTACGGCTGA
- a CDS encoding YcbK family protein has product MATRRAFIRQSLGLAGLVGAPMLGFSRAKAQELAPPPDLFDAQMLDLEFWVKPRTISVTRPQSGEKARLLYWRDGEIIDAAYQELCYLLRDVNGKETAPIDPKLLETLWGTQAFVQRYGIESPVEILSGYRTPASNKRLIEQGVPAARQSLHMEGKAADIRIANLNAEVLGELVKSFRQGGVGFYYREGPRGGWIHADTGLKRSWKG; this is encoded by the coding sequence ATGGCAACACGCAGAGCATTTATCCGTCAATCGCTGGGCCTGGCAGGCCTGGTGGGGGCGCCCATGCTGGGTTTTTCCAGGGCGAAGGCGCAGGAGCTGGCGCCGCCGCCCGACCTGTTCGACGCGCAGATGCTGGACCTGGAATTCTGGGTCAAGCCGCGCACCATCAGCGTCACCCGTCCGCAGAGCGGCGAGAAGGCCCGCCTGCTGTACTGGCGGGACGGGGAGATCATCGATGCAGCCTACCAGGAGCTGTGCTACCTGCTGCGCGATGTGAACGGCAAGGAGACGGCTCCCATCGATCCCAAGCTGCTGGAAACCCTGTGGGGCACCCAGGCCTTCGTGCAGCGCTACGGCATCGAGAGTCCGGTCGAGATACTGTCCGGCTACCGCACGCCGGCCTCGAACAAGCGCCTGATCGAGCAGGGCGTGCCTGCCGCGCGCCAGTCGCTGCATATGGAAGGGAAGGCGGCCGACATCCGCATCGCCAACCTGAACGCCGAGGTGCTGGGCGAGCTGGTCAAGAGCTTCCGCCAGGGCGGGGTGGGCTTCTATTACCGGGAAGGGCCGCGCGGCGGCTGGATCCATGCGGACACGGGCCTCAAGCGCAGCTGGAAGGGCTGA
- a CDS encoding EAL domain-containing protein, which yields MAYPVLQQYLARLGTAENANSSLWLDSQGRARGRFFNCSMTSVFQTVRELDSGRPVGAEGLARSAAPADEGLSLWRLLDHAASDDESVELDRLCRMLHAINFFRQEASAGLDLHLNVHARLLGAVSSNHGYAFRRILDALGLPLEHVVLQLPRATPQQSWLLNYVADNYRRNGFRFGVAVSGAREGLALLDRVRPDVLRVDTRKLDDAQAVPELLLRSAELGARTLFRRIEDSAALLALSSAAQAARVWPLVQGELLDAPAARLPAHEEAAAA from the coding sequence ATGGCCTATCCGGTTCTTCAGCAGTATCTGGCGCGGCTGGGCACAGCCGAGAATGCCAACAGCAGCCTGTGGCTCGACAGCCAGGGCAGGGCGCGCGGGCGCTTTTTCAATTGCAGCATGACGAGCGTGTTCCAGACCGTACGCGAACTGGACAGCGGCCGCCCCGTGGGCGCCGAAGGCCTGGCGCGCAGCGCCGCGCCCGCCGACGAAGGCCTGTCCCTCTGGCGCCTGCTGGACCATGCGGCCAGCGACGACGAGTCCGTGGAGCTGGACCGCCTGTGCCGCATGCTGCACGCGATTAACTTCTTCCGGCAGGAGGCGAGCGCGGGCCTGGACCTGCACCTGAACGTGCACGCCCGCCTGCTGGGCGCGGTGAGCAGCAACCACGGCTATGCCTTCCGCCGCATTCTCGATGCCCTCGGCCTGCCCCTGGAGCATGTGGTGCTGCAGCTGCCCCGGGCGACGCCGCAGCAGAGCTGGCTGCTCAATTATGTGGCGGACAATTACCGCCGCAACGGGTTCCGCTTCGGCGTTGCCGTGTCCGGCGCGCGCGAAGGCCTGGCCTTGCTGGACCGGGTGCGGCCCGACGTGCTGCGCGTCGACACCCGCAAGCTGGACGACGCGCAGGCCGTGCCCGAGCTGCTGCTGCGGAGCGCGGAGCTGGGCGCACGCACCCTGTTCCGCCGTATCGAGGACAGCGCGGCCTTGCTGGCCCTGAGCAGCGCCGCCCAGGCCGCGCGGGTCTGGCCCCTGGTCCAGGGCGAGCTGCTGGATGCGCCGGCGGCCCGCCTGCCTGCTCACGAAGAGGCCGCCGCGGCCTGA
- a CDS encoding sulfate ABC transporter substrate-binding protein: MPNKKIEFSATRRTAARFLAASLAAAAFALPAAARAEVTLLNVSYDVARELYKDVNPAFEAAYKKQTGQEINVKQSHGGSSKQARAVADGLEASVVTMNQANDIDMLADRGLVSQDWAKKFPNNAAPMYSTMVYLVRKGNPKGIKDWADLARPDVKVVIPNPKTAGNGRYTYLAAWGSVLNKGGTDAQARELVTKIFKNVPVLDGGGRAATTTFTQRQIGDALVTFENEVQLVRAEFGDNFDIVYPSISILAESPVAVVDKVVDKKGIRKEATAYLNFLYTEQGQEIIAKHYLRPRSEAVFKKYAATFRPIKLFTVDEVFGGWRAAQKRHFDDGGEFDKIFASK; the protein is encoded by the coding sequence ATGCCAAATAAGAAAATCGAATTTAGCGCCACCCGCCGCACCGCCGCCCGCTTCCTCGCCGCCTCCCTGGCCGCCGCCGCTTTCGCGCTGCCCGCCGCCGCCCGCGCCGAGGTGACGCTGCTGAACGTGTCCTATGACGTGGCCCGCGAGCTGTACAAGGACGTCAACCCGGCCTTCGAGGCGGCCTACAAGAAGCAGACCGGCCAGGAGATCAATGTGAAGCAGTCGCACGGCGGCTCGTCCAAGCAGGCGCGCGCCGTGGCCGACGGCCTGGAAGCGTCGGTGGTGACGATGAACCAGGCCAACGATATCGATATGCTGGCCGACCGGGGACTGGTGTCCCAGGACTGGGCCAAGAAGTTCCCCAATAATGCGGCGCCGATGTATTCGACCATGGTCTACCTGGTGCGCAAGGGCAATCCCAAGGGCATCAAGGACTGGGCGGACCTGGCCCGTCCCGACGTGAAAGTGGTGATACCGAACCCGAAAACCGCCGGCAACGGCCGCTACACCTATCTGGCGGCCTGGGGCTCGGTGCTGAACAAGGGCGGCACGGACGCCCAGGCCCGCGAGCTGGTGACCAAGATCTTCAAGAACGTGCCCGTGCTGGACGGCGGCGGCCGCGCCGCCACCACCACCTTCACCCAGCGCCAGATCGGCGACGCCCTGGTGACCTTCGAGAACGAAGTGCAGCTGGTGCGCGCGGAGTTCGGCGACAACTTCGATATCGTCTACCCCTCGATCTCCATCCTGGCCGAGTCGCCCGTGGCCGTGGTGGACAAGGTGGTGGACAAGAAGGGCATCCGCAAGGAAGCCACCGCCTACCTGAACTTCCTGTACACGGAACAGGGTCAGGAGATCATCGCCAAGCATTATCTGCGCCCCCGCTCGGAAGCCGTGTTCAAGAAGTATGCGGCCACCTTCCGCCCCATCAAGCTGTTCACGGTGGATGAGGTCTTCGGCGGCTGGCGCGCGGCCCAGAAGCGCCACTTCGACGATGGCGGCGAGTTCGACAAGATCTTCGCTTCCAAATAA
- a CDS encoding class II glutamine amidotransferase: MCQLLAVNSSKPADLGQYFDVFAERGGRTDEHKDGWGIAFHSGKRCRLFTDHRACVESPLAARIRRTPLRARNILAHIRKATQGRIALENSHPFARKLWGQTWSFAHNGDLKGFQPAPGKYRPQGDTDSEAAFCHLLSRLAERFDTAPSASELHAALGEFAAGIAVHGTFNFILSNGETLYAHCSTKLHYRVDGRQALIATEPVDSESGWIPFAAGDLKAFGSGQRIA; the protein is encoded by the coding sequence ATGTGCCAGCTCCTCGCAGTCAACAGCAGCAAGCCAGCCGACCTCGGCCAGTACTTCGACGTCTTCGCCGAGCGCGGCGGCCGCACTGACGAGCACAAGGACGGCTGGGGCATCGCCTTCCACAGCGGCAAGCGCTGCCGGCTCTTCACCGACCACCGCGCCTGCGTGGAATCGCCGCTGGCCGCGCGCATCCGCCGCACGCCCCTGCGGGCGCGCAACATCCTGGCCCACATCCGCAAGGCCACGCAAGGGCGGATCGCGCTGGAAAACAGCCACCCCTTTGCGCGCAAGCTGTGGGGCCAGACCTGGTCCTTTGCCCACAATGGCGACCTGAAGGGCTTCCAACCCGCGCCGGGCAAATACCGTCCGCAAGGCGACACCGACAGCGAAGCCGCCTTCTGCCACCTGCTCTCCCGCCTGGCCGAGCGTTTCGACACGGCCCCGTCGGCCAGCGAACTGCACGCCGCCCTGGGCGAATTCGCGGCCGGCATTGCCGTGCACGGCACCTTCAACTTCATCCTCTCCAATGGCGAGACCCTGTACGCCCACTGCTCCACAAAGCTGCACTACCGGGTGGACGGCCGCCAGGCCCTGATCGCCACGGAACCCGTGGACAGCGAATCCGGCTGGATCCCCTTCGCCGCCGGCGACCTCAAGGCCTTCGGCTCCGGCCAGCGCATCGCCTGA
- a CDS encoding GNAT family N-acetyltransferase, translating to MGFEIRKAAAEDAGAACQVLRRSIAECCVQDHRGDPVILDAWLGNKTPQMVASWFDSPTNHAFVAVRGGAVEGVGLLTSAGKLALCYLLPEARGQGGGKAMVAHAEELAKAQGMKSLFLHSTATAEAFFASLGYAADGNVRSPYGVETILFWKSLTPEGCAPDAKRKRFCNCSGN from the coding sequence ATGGGTTTTGAAATTCGCAAGGCAGCAGCAGAAGACGCCGGGGCCGCGTGCCAGGTGCTGCGCCGCTCCATTGCCGAATGCTGCGTGCAGGACCACCGCGGCGACCCGGTCATCCTGGACGCCTGGCTGGGCAACAAGACCCCGCAGATGGTGGCCAGCTGGTTCGACTCCCCCACCAACCACGCCTTCGTGGCCGTGCGCGGCGGCGCCGTGGAAGGCGTCGGCCTGCTGACGAGCGCGGGCAAGCTGGCCCTGTGCTACCTCCTGCCGGAGGCGCGGGGGCAGGGCGGCGGCAAGGCCATGGTGGCCCATGCGGAAGAGCTGGCCAAGGCCCAGGGCATGAAGAGCCTCTTCCTGCACAGCACCGCCACCGCCGAAGCCTTCTTTGCCAGCCTCGGCTACGCCGCCGACGGCAACGTCCGCTCCCCCTACGGCGTGGAAACCATCCTCTTCTGGAAATCCCTCACCCCCGAAGGCTGCGCGCCGGACGCCAAGCGCAAGCGCTTCTGCAACTGCAGCGGCAACTAG
- the recD gene encoding exodeoxyribonuclease V subunit alpha, whose protein sequence is MKTEAPALLAQIDALTEAGKLRRLSGAFARFIASLGQASPQLMLASLLLSELEGRGHSCLVLDDLAGDPSGLLGWTEGEWSGLRAAAAPLPRNAKGWLALLQGCEQVWPVGDLDFKQPLVLDGERLYLRRYWRDETTVAASVRRRAAATQAVDAGEVRRWLDRLFDHATREGGPDWQKTACAVALRGGLAVITGGPGTGKTYTVARLLALLFAMAGPDAAGLRIALAAPTGKAAARLKQSIDGALEQLGERLGDALPLRELAGRMGAARTLHSLLGARPDTRSFAHHAGNPLDVDVLIVDEASMIHLEMMASLLAALPDHARLILLGDKDQLASVEAGAVLGDLCYQAEAGGYSEETLAYVRSAAGQEIPPAFAGDAGALAQRIVMLRQSRRFGGPIGQLAGAVNRGDAEAARQVLQADSGGVLQWLDGAQPSDALHLAVEGRPGAGGGYRDYLAMLKSMPGPEQDYDAWVGRVLEAFERFRLLCAVREGEWGVAGLNEAIEQRLEAARLIRRRGEWYVGRPVMVTRNDYATGVYNGDIGLTLPDPARPGSLRVYFSDGETVRSVLATRLRNVETAYAMTVHKSQGSEFRHTVLVLPREGGAVLARELVYTGITRAREYFTLVSPNAAVLAQAVAERTHRASGLRGQIAQ, encoded by the coding sequence ATGAAGACTGAGGCACCGGCCCTGCTCGCCCAGATCGATGCGCTCACCGAAGCGGGCAAGCTGCGGCGCCTGAGCGGCGCCTTCGCACGCTTTATCGCCTCGCTGGGGCAGGCCTCGCCGCAACTGATGCTGGCCAGCCTGCTGCTCTCCGAACTGGAAGGGCGGGGCCACAGCTGCCTGGTGCTGGACGATCTGGCGGGCGACCCGTCCGGCCTTCTGGGCTGGACGGAGGGCGAATGGAGCGGCCTGCGCGCCGCCGCCGCGCCGCTGCCGCGCAACGCCAAGGGCTGGCTCGCGCTGCTGCAGGGCTGCGAGCAGGTCTGGCCCGTTGGCGACCTGGATTTCAAACAGCCCTTGGTGCTGGACGGCGAACGCCTTTACCTGCGCCGCTACTGGCGCGACGAGACCACGGTGGCGGCATCCGTGCGCCGCCGCGCCGCAGCCACGCAGGCTGTGGATGCCGGCGAGGTGCGGCGCTGGCTGGACCGCCTGTTCGACCACGCCACCCGCGAGGGCGGGCCGGACTGGCAGAAGACCGCCTGCGCCGTGGCCCTGCGCGGCGGCCTGGCCGTGATCACGGGCGGCCCCGGCACCGGCAAGACCTATACCGTGGCGCGCCTGCTGGCCCTCCTGTTCGCGATGGCCGGCCCGGATGCGGCGGGCCTGCGCATCGCGCTCGCCGCGCCCACGGGCAAGGCGGCGGCGCGGCTGAAGCAGTCCATCGACGGCGCGCTGGAGCAGCTGGGCGAGCGCCTGGGCGATGCCTTGCCGCTGCGCGAGCTGGCAGGCCGCATGGGCGCCGCGCGTACCCTGCACAGCCTTCTGGGCGCAAGGCCGGACACGCGCAGCTTCGCCCACCACGCGGGCAATCCGCTGGACGTGGACGTGCTGATCGTGGACGAAGCGTCGATGATCCACCTGGAGATGATGGCGTCGCTGCTGGCGGCCCTGCCGGACCATGCGCGCCTGATCCTGCTGGGGGACAAGGACCAGCTGGCGTCCGTGGAAGCGGGCGCCGTGCTGGGCGACCTGTGCTACCAGGCGGAGGCGGGCGGCTACAGCGAAGAAACGCTGGCCTATGTGCGCAGCGCGGCGGGCCAGGAGATTCCGCCTGCGTTCGCAGGCGACGCGGGCGCGCTGGCGCAGCGCATCGTCATGCTGCGCCAGAGCCGCCGCTTCGGCGGCCCCATTGGCCAGCTGGCCGGCGCCGTCAACCGGGGCGACGCCGAGGCCGCGCGCCAGGTGCTGCAGGCGGACAGCGGCGGCGTGCTGCAATGGCTGGACGGCGCCCAGCCTTCCGATGCGCTGCACCTGGCGGTGGAAGGGCGGCCCGGCGCGGGCGGCGGCTACCGCGACTACCTCGCCATGCTCAAGTCCATGCCCGGCCCCGAGCAGGACTACGACGCCTGGGTTGGCCGTGTGCTGGAGGCCTTCGAGCGTTTCCGCCTGCTGTGCGCCGTGCGCGAAGGCGAGTGGGGCGTGGCGGGCCTGAACGAGGCCATCGAACAGCGCCTGGAAGCGGCGCGCCTGATACGGCGGCGCGGCGAATGGTATGTGGGCAGGCCCGTCATGGTCACGCGCAACGACTACGCCACGGGCGTCTACAACGGCGACATCGGCCTGACGCTGCCCGATCCCGCCCGTCCCGGCTCGCTGCGGGTCTACTTCTCGGACGGCGAAACGGTGCGCAGCGTGCTTGCCACGCGCCTGCGCAATGTGGAGACGGCCTACGCCATGACGGTGCACAAATCCCAGGGCTCGGAGTTCCGCCACACGGTGCTGGTGCTGCCGCGCGAGGGCGGGGCAGTGCTGGCGCGGGAGCTGGTCTACACCGGCATCACGCGCGCGCGCGAGTACTTTACGCTGGTGTCGCCGAATGCGGCCGTGCTGGCGCAGGCGGTTGCCGAACGCACGCATCGCGCCAGCGGCCTGCGCGGACAGATCGCGCAATGA
- a CDS encoding serine hydrolase — translation MLKKIAAIALLSLSTAAFADVRLGSQSVLVVEDGTGKVLLEKNANTVVPIASLTKLMTAMVVLDSKLDMDEQISIDQVDVDRLKHSTSRVPVGATLSRGEILQLTLMSSDNRAAASLARTYPGGPTAFKAAMNAKIKALGMSQTRIDEPTGLSPQNTSTAADLVKMASAAATYPEITRLTTDTKEVMKIKGRAVEYHNTNRLVGAKGWDIGLSKTGYTEEAGRCLIMRITAAGKNATMVLLNAKASSARLMDAMSIRRFITGGDEPKVMKASNGRKKAKPGKTRRRRAAM, via the coding sequence ATGCTCAAGAAAATCGCTGCCATCGCGCTGCTGTCGCTTTCCACTGCCGCCTTCGCCGACGTCCGCCTCGGCTCGCAATCGGTGCTGGTGGTGGAGGACGGCACGGGCAAGGTCCTGCTGGAGAAGAACGCCAACACGGTCGTGCCGATCGCCTCGCTCACCAAGCTCATGACCGCCATGGTGGTGCTGGACTCGAAACTCGACATGGACGAGCAGATCAGCATCGACCAGGTGGACGTCGACCGCCTCAAGCACAGCACCTCGCGCGTGCCCGTGGGCGCCACGCTCTCGCGCGGCGAGATCCTGCAGCTGACCCTCATGTCCTCGGATAACCGCGCCGCCGCCTCCCTGGCGCGCACCTATCCGGGCGGCCCCACCGCCTTCAAGGCGGCCATGAACGCCAAGATCAAGGCGCTGGGCATGAGCCAGACCCGCATCGACGAGCCTACCGGCCTGTCGCCGCAGAACACCTCGACCGCCGCCGACCTGGTGAAGATGGCCAGCGCCGCCGCCACCTATCCCGAGATCACGCGCCTGACCACGGACACGAAAGAGGTCATGAAGATCAAGGGCCGCGCGGTGGAGTACCACAACACCAACCGACTGGTGGGCGCCAAGGGCTGGGATATCGGCCTGTCCAAGACCGGCTATACCGAGGAAGCGGGCCGCTGCCTGATCATGCGCATTACGGCCGCGGGCAAGAACGCCACCATGGTGCTGCTGAACGCGAAGGCCAGCTCCGCGCGCCTGATGGATGCCATGAGCATCCGCCGCTTCATCACCGGCGGCGACGAACCGAAAGTGATGAAGGCCTCGAACGGCCGCAAGAAAGCCAAGCCGGGCAAGACGCGCCGCCGCCGCGCAGCGATGTAA